A genome region from Sulfolobales archaeon includes the following:
- a CDS encoding ATP-binding protein, whose translation IDEAHEFFPQSGREGFEKESLEEMINKIMRLGRVRGIGCIMATHRPQDLNDLVIELANTKIAFRSDEETLKRIGMEKNAKILETAPEGLGIIKTHAYRVSEILFRTYPPTPIRG comes from the coding sequence GATAGACGAGGCACACGAGTTCTTCCCACAAAGCGGGAGAGAAGGCTTTGAAAAGGAGAGCTTAGAAGAGATGATAAACAAGATCATGAGGCTCGGAAGAGTAAGGGGGATTGGATGTATTATGGCAACACATAGACCTCAAGACCTTAACGACCTAGTAATAGAGCTAGCAAATACGAAGATAGCATTTAGAAGCGATGAAGAAACCCTCAAGAGAATTGGAATGGAGAAAAACGCGAAGATCTTAGAAACAGCTCCAGAAGGTCTCGGCATAATAAAGACACATGCCTACAGAGTCTCAGAGATTCTATTCAGAACATATCCACCAACGCCTATAAGGGGTTAA
- a CDS encoding DEAD/DEAH box helicase yields MRNPSSGIGFVPNFCKKCGNLMYPTPQGVECPRCGYKEPLNPDYTGIDRNIKSDSYTSPNDKQNFKPCISSDILDALGLEYLVYQEKPMPIKKSGTKFRDLLTDLCNKNPSQKLCDLEMYDHQKSALEILLRGRSIIVTVSTGGGKTEIWVSYALSKQLKDKDFKVLAIYPTKSLASDQIYRISKYYNDAGFETTS; encoded by the coding sequence ATGAGAAACCCTAGCTCCGGTATAGGCTTCGTACCAAACTTCTGTAAGAAATGCGGAAACCTCATGTATCCAACACCCCAAGGAGTTGAATGCCCCAGATGCGGCTATAAGGAGCCCTTGAATCCAGACTACACAGGCATAGATCGAAATATAAAGAGTGACTCATATACATCTCCTAATGATAAACAGAACTTTAAGCCATGCATATCTAGTGACATATTAGATGCTTTGGGGCTAGAGTATTTAGTTTACCAGGAAAAACCTATGCCTATTAAGAAAAGTGGGACTAAATTCAGAGATCTATTAACAGATCTATGTAACAAGAATCCAAGCCAAAAGCTATGTGACCTTGAAATGTATGACCATCAGAAATCCGCTTTAGAGATACTGCTTAGGGGAAGAAGCATAATCGTTACAGTATCAACTGGAGGGGGTAAAACAGAGATCTGGGTTTCATACGCCTTGTCAAAGCAGCTGAAGGATAAGGACTTTAAGGTATTAGCTATATACCCTACGAAATCACTAGCATCGGATCAGATCTATAGGATCTCGAAATACTATAATGATGCAGGCTTTGAAACCACGTCTTAG
- a CDS encoding helicase-related protein, whose translation MIKYDGDVSSHIRDYHARKALVVLTNPEILLDILEKKSNHKLWNFITNVKMIVIDELDYYNSRGATVLLHLIKRFIERLGTKPQIAILGATIRNVKAIKDFFPTIDFDVIGGQAPRPANYLYIVLGKRDLVKNLYSKLPGSQGLTYDEYKEKFFELLLYFKDKNYIDAIVKGNESSIEDLVKEYQKCLETTLIFAKNIDEANKIGSSLDPNLSAVHHSKISKKDRSSIEEKARKGEVKVIVTVKTLLQGIDIGYIARVIHIGLPLTLREFIQREGRKGRRLDVERTESIVLPIREGDIILLSEGLKSLEMWRSLEPEILILNPENDLLKLYDAKLGFRSLTSDELLNRELAKLEFYEIYKYYYGIPVYLYDPSANSYEPEGECSLREYIEEYQPGSIDTQTQPALIISTYDNRNKEPAVLKVVPNYALTLQYMCEAPHCDISRTREWKTPKSIMNALSEYERICREWRQQPNLLEDIRRRKLWSKVYTTLLFSGLGGFKLVKEYPILVRWYLESRNKRKVFLDNGIAIDVYDMRAIDVFRKPKVKSPYRFFTYVYVSDLDPKDLNLEKIIRGVGFLKALLRHKYGLPLDTIEYSFEYFSGLLKIWEKEPIGLIKSLRNKGKIQIDEDRVIGCVELINDIKAYQIDDKFKLLLKYIDRYSFSEEVLADPGRLNEIREDAERMVYYLCNMISIKLKEEIKLISRTPRESILILDSAFGKVSISLATPELGIEILEIISVSDHKAFSNKILEALSKHPDLRYIVHYGLENNLINKVPSMLSDKVIDLSTQITSKYLAPASLGRIRAELMEREDLIEIQNEISSKHLRDEKVDEDSYRRFFKLRAETIAILYNLYRGYTT comes from the coding sequence GTGATAAAGTATGATGGCGATGTATCGTCTCATATAAGGGACTATCATGCTAGGAAAGCCCTAGTGGTTTTGACAAATCCAGAAATTTTGCTTGATATATTAGAGAAAAAATCAAATCATAAATTATGGAACTTCATTACTAATGTAAAAATGATCGTCATAGACGAGCTCGACTATTATAACAGCAGAGGGGCTACAGTGCTCCTTCATCTAATTAAAAGGTTCATTGAAAGATTAGGCACAAAACCTCAAATAGCTATCCTAGGAGCCACTATAAGGAATGTTAAGGCTATCAAGGACTTTTTCCCTACAATAGACTTTGATGTAATAGGAGGGCAAGCTCCAAGACCAGCTAACTACCTTTACATAGTTTTAGGTAAAAGGGATCTTGTGAAAAACCTATATAGCAAGCTACCAGGTTCGCAGGGACTAACCTATGATGAATACAAAGAGAAGTTCTTTGAATTGCTTCTATATTTTAAAGATAAAAATTATATAGATGCGATTGTGAAAGGAAATGAATCATCTATTGAGGATCTAGTAAAAGAATACCAGAAATGTTTAGAAACAACACTGATATTTGCTAAAAATATAGATGAGGCTAATAAAATAGGATCTAGCTTAGACCCTAATTTATCCGCTGTTCACCATTCCAAAATCAGCAAGAAAGATAGATCTAGCATTGAGGAGAAGGCTAGAAAAGGAGAAGTAAAAGTTATAGTTACTGTAAAAACACTTCTACAAGGTATAGATATAGGTTACATTGCAAGAGTAATTCATATAGGTCTTCCCTTAACTCTAAGAGAGTTTATTCAGAGAGAGGGTAGGAAAGGACGAAGACTTGATGTAGAAAGAACAGAATCTATAGTGCTTCCCATCCGCGAAGGAGATATAATACTCCTTAGCGAAGGGTTAAAGAGCCTAGAGATGTGGAGATCGCTGGAACCTGAGATTCTTATACTTAATCCCGAAAACGATCTTCTGAAACTATATGACGCAAAACTCGGATTCAGATCTTTAACAAGTGATGAACTTTTGAACAGAGAATTAGCTAAGCTGGAGTTTTATGAGATATATAAATATTATTATGGGATTCCTGTATATTTATACGATCCCTCTGCCAATAGTTATGAACCCGAAGGAGAATGTAGCTTAAGAGAATATATAGAGGAGTATCAACCAGGCTCTATAGATACACAGACACAACCTGCCTTAATTATCTCAACATATGATAATAGGAATAAAGAGCCAGCCGTTCTAAAGGTAGTACCTAACTATGCACTAACCCTGCAATACATGTGTGAGGCTCCTCATTGCGATATAAGTAGAACTAGAGAATGGAAAACTCCAAAAAGTATTATGAATGCTCTATCAGAATATGAGAGAATATGTAGGGAATGGAGGCAGCAGCCTAATCTTTTAGAAGATATTAGGAGAAGGAAGCTATGGAGTAAAGTTTATACAACCCTCTTGTTTAGCGGGCTAGGCGGATTTAAGCTAGTAAAAGAGTATCCTATATTAGTTAGATGGTACCTAGAATCTAGAAACAAAAGGAAGGTATTTCTGGATAATGGCATAGCTATAGATGTGTATGATATGCGAGCGATAGACGTGTTCCGTAAGCCCAAGGTTAAAAGCCCGTATAGATTCTTTACCTATGTATATGTAAGCGATTTAGACCCAAAGGATCTAAATTTAGAGAAGATAATTAGAGGAGTAGGATTTCTCAAAGCCCTTCTTAGACATAAATATGGTCTTCCACTAGATACTATTGAATATTCTTTCGAATATTTCTCAGGCTTACTCAAGATCTGGGAAAAAGAACCAATCGGCCTCATCAAATCTCTAAGAAACAAAGGGAAGATACAGATAGATGAGGACAGGGTTATTGGATGCGTAGAGTTAATTAATGATATTAAAGCCTATCAGATCGATGATAAATTTAAACTCTTATTAAAATATATAGATAGATATAGCTTCTCTGAAGAGGTATTAGCGGATCCGGGGAGGCTGAACGAAATAAGGGAAGATGCAGAACGTATGGTATATTACCTATGTAACATGATCAGTATTAAACTTAAAGAGGAGATAAAGCTAATATCTAGAACACCTAGAGAAAGTATCTTAATCCTTGATAGCGCCTTCGGTAAGGTATCTATATCTTTAGCAACACCTGAGCTGGGTATAGAGATACTAGAAATAATAAGTGTATCAGATCATAAAGCCTTTTCAAATAAGATCTTAGAAGCACTATCTAAACATCCAGATCTCAGATATATTGTACACTACGGACTTGAGAATAATCTAATAAATAAGGTTCCCTCCATGCTATCCGACAAAGTTATCGATCTAAGCACACAAATAACATCAAAATATCTAGCACCAGCAAGTCTTGGAAGAATCAGAGCCGAGCTTATGGAAAGAGAAGATCTTATAGAGATCCAGAACGAAATATCAAGCAAACATCTTAGAGATGAGAAAGTTGATGAAGATAGCTATAGAAGATTCTTTAAGCTGAGAGCAGAGACGATAGCTATACTATACAACCTATATAGAGGGTATACAACTTAG
- a CDS encoding histone deacetylase family protein — MLRIFYDDIHRLHTDPYGRHPENPSRLDRALSALRSSRSWGSMSIHSIPNADISLLYRIHDENYVEMIRRESGFGFHYIDSDTYVTEHTFEVSARFATAAYQAAKKSLETGDPWMIMPRPGGHHAGRRGRAMGAPTLGFCIFNYAAMAAQALLEEGFKVLIIDFDAHHGNGTQDIFWEEPRVVHIDIHEEDIYPGTGRVTDIGGENARGTKINIPLPPYSGDPEYIWIAENIVKPIVEAFKPDAIVVSAGFDAYQGDPLTRLEATEETYEAIAEILRSLWIEKRIKALVTNLEGGYGEGLERGLTAYIETLLGLRKHEKKAKATPPPERISKPLTQIMERYWGVQSSRDL, encoded by the coding sequence TTGCTCAGGATATTCTATGATGATATCCATAGGCTTCATACAGATCCCTATGGGAGGCATCCTGAGAATCCTTCTAGACTTGATCGTGCATTATCGGCTCTCAGATCTTCTAGATCATGGGGCTCGATGTCTATCCATAGCATTCCTAATGCCGATATCTCCCTCCTATATAGGATCCATGATGAGAATTATGTGGAGATGATTAGGAGGGAATCTGGGTTTGGGTTCCACTATATAGACTCGGATACATATGTTACGGAGCATACATTCGAGGTTTCAGCTAGATTTGCCACGGCCGCCTATCAGGCAGCAAAGAAATCCCTAGAGACAGGAGATCCCTGGATGATCATGCCGAGGCCAGGGGGTCACCATGCTGGTAGAAGAGGCAGGGCTATGGGGGCTCCAACGCTTGGGTTCTGCATATTCAACTACGCAGCAATGGCAGCCCAAGCCCTTCTAGAGGAGGGCTTTAAAGTACTTATAATAGATTTTGACGCTCATCATGGTAATGGAACCCAAGATATATTCTGGGAGGAGCCGAGGGTGGTTCACATAGATATCCATGAGGAGGATATCTATCCAGGGACAGGAAGGGTAACAGATATAGGGGGAGAGAATGCTAGGGGCACGAAGATAAACATACCGCTACCCCCCTACAGCGGAGACCCAGAATATATATGGATTGCTGAAAACATAGTCAAACCCATAGTAGAAGCCTTCAAACCAGATGCGATAGTCGTCTCAGCAGGTTTCGACGCATACCAAGGAGACCCGTTAACAAGGCTAGAAGCAACCGAAGAAACATATGAAGCAATAGCAGAGATACTCAGAAGCCTATGGATAGAGAAAAGAATCAAAGCACTAGTAACAAACCTAGAAGGAGGATATGGAGAAGGATTAGAAAGAGGACTAACAGCATATATAGAAACCCTACTAGGACTAAGAAAACATGAGAAAAAAGCCAAAGCAACACCCCCACCAGAAAGAATATCAAAGCCACTCACACAAATAATGGAGAGATACTGGGGTGTACAAAGTAGCAGAGATCTGTAA